In Brettanomyces bruxellensis chromosome 8, complete sequence, a genomic segment contains:
- the PRP43_1 gene encoding DEAH-box ATP-dependent RNA helicase prp43 produces MTEENPKKKAKLSDDSDSSNERISDSDKSFEGGFDLANRHHTTSEDARQLEEGGVNPFNGRNFSNSYVKILKVRRDLPVHQQRDDFLKMFHSSQILVLVGETGSGKTTQVPQFVLYDDMPNLVGKQVGITQPRRVAAMSVAARVADEMDVGLGEEVGYSIRFENKTSDRTILKYMTDGMLLREAMEDHDLNKYSCIILDEAHERTLQQIS; encoded by the coding sequence atGACTGAAGAGAATCCCAAGAAGAAGGCAAAACTTTCTGATGATTCTGACTCATCGAATGAACGTATTTCTGATTCCGACAAGTCTTTTGAAGGAGGATTCGATCTTGCAAATAGACACCATACAACATCAGAAGACGCAAGGCAACTTGAAGAGGGAGGGGTGAACCCATTCAATGGAAGGAACTTCAGCAATTCATATGTCAAAATTTTAAAGGTTAGGAGGGATCTTCCTGTTCATCAGCAAAGAGATGACTTTTTAAAAATGTTTCACTCTAGTCAGATTTTAGTTCTCGTTGGTGAGACCGGTTCAGGTAAGACCACACAGGTTCCACAGTTCGTTTTGTATGACGATATGCCAAATCTTGTTGGAAAGCAGGTTGGAATCACACAGCCAAGAAGGGTTGCTGCTATGTCTGTCGCTGCAAGAGTGGCAGATGAGATGGATGTTGGATTGGGCGAAGAGGTCGGTTACAGCATTCGTTTTGAGAACAAAACATCTGATCGAACAATCCTCAAGTATATGACCGACGGAATGCTTTTAAGGGAAGCCATGGAAGATCATGATTTGAATAAATACTCCTGCATCATTCTTGATGAAGCGCATGAGAGGACCTTGCAACAGATATCTTAA
- the PRP43_2 gene encoding DEAH-box ATP-dependent RNA helicase prp43: MSATLDAVKFQNYFNSAPLLAIPGRTYPVEIYYTPEFQRDYLDAAIRTVLQIHATEKEGDILLFLTGEDEIEQACDKIQLEADQLIREEGCGPLKVYPLYGSLPPYQQQKIFEPAPKPFKSNGRPGRKVIVSTNIAETSLTIDGIVYVVDPGFSKQKVYNPRIRVESLLVSPISKASAQQRAGRAGRTRPGKCFRLYTEEAFKKELVEQTYPEVLRSNLSSTVLELKKLGIDDLVHFDFMDPPAPETMMRALEELNYLECLDDEGNLTPLGRMASHFPLDPMLAVMLIRSPKFHCSEEILTIVAMLSVPNVFVRPSGKNARREADDAKMQFANPEGDHLTLLNVFLEYKSSGAKAHGLRKWCKDNYLSFRSLKSADNVRKQLSRIMGSYDLEFNSNDYGNTMDDTDIRKALTAGFFMQVAKKKSTGKGYITVKDSQDVLLHPSTVLHRQPEWVIYNEFVLTSKNYIRTVTSVKPEWLLEFAPKYYDLENFHEDDVKLSLERVKERLDHAKKN; this comes from the coding sequence ATGTCTGCCACTTTAGATGCagtgaaatttcaaaattatttCAACAGTGCTCCGTTGTTGGCCATTCCAGGACGTACGTACCCGGTCGAAATATACTATACTCCTGAATTTCAGCGCGATTATTTAGATGCCGCTATACGAACTGTGTTACAAATTCATGCCACCGAGAAAGAAGGTgatattcttttatttcttacGGGTGAGGATGAGATTGAACAGGCTTGTGACAAAATACAGCTAGAGGCTGACCAACTTATCCGTGAAGAAGGGTGCGGCCCACTGAAAGTATATCCATTGTATGGTTCATTACCTCCATatcaacagcaaaaaatttttgagcCGGCACCAAAACCGTTCAAATCAAATGGAAGACCTGGACGAAAGGTGATTGTCTCTACGAACATTGCAGAGACATCGTTGACTATTGATGGTATTGTATACGTTGTGGATCCTGGTTTTAGCAAGCAAAAGGTCTATAATCCTCGTATTAGAGTGGAATCACTTTTAGTCTCTCCTATTTCGAAGGCATCCGCACAACAAAGAGCTGGAAGAGCTGGTCGTACTAGACCGGGTAAATGCTTTAGATTATATACGGAAGAAGCATTTAAGAAGGAGTTAGTGGAACAGACATATCCGGAAGTCTTGCGCTCCAATTTATCATCAACTGTTTtagaattgaaaaagttaGGAATTGACGATTTGGTTCATTTTGACTTCATGGATCCTCCAGCCCCAGAAACCATGATGAGAGCTTTAGAAGAGTTGAATTATCTTGAATGCTTGGATGATGAGGGAAATTTGACTCCACTTGGTCGTATGGCATCgcattttcctttggaTCCTATGCTTGCCGTTATGCTTATCAGGTCTCCAAAATTCCACTGTTCCGAGGAAATTTTAACAATCGTGGCAATGCTTTCGGTGCCAAATGTGTTTGTGAGACCAAGTGGTAAGAATGCAAGAAGAGAAGCTGATGATGCAAAGATGCAATTTGCAAACCCGGAGGGAGATCACCTCACTCTGCTAAATGTCTTCCTGGAGTACAAGTCATCAGGAGCTAAGGCACATGGCCTCAGAAAATGGTGTAAAGATAACTATCTCTCTTTCAGATCATTGAAAAGTGCAGACAATGTGAGGAAACAGCTTTCCAGAATCATGGGCTCTTATGATCTAGAGTTTAACAGTAATGATTATGGAAATACCATGGATGATACAGACATCAGAAAGGCGCTTACCGCAGGATTTTTCATGCAAgttgcaaagaaaaagagcacaGGTAAAGGATATATCACCGTTAAAGATTCTCAGGATGTTCTTTTACATCCATCCACTGTCTTACATCGCCAGCCAGAATGGGTTATTTATAACGAATTTGTCTTAACATCGAAAAATTACATTCGAACCGTTACAAGTGTTAAACCAGAGTGGCTTTTGGAGTTTGCTCCAAAATACTATGATTTGGAGAATTTCCATGAGGATGATGTGAAATTGAGTTTAGAAAGAGTAAAAGAGAGATTGGATCACGCGAAGAAGAACTGA
- the PDB1 gene encoding pyruvate dehydrogenase E1, beta subunit gives MFSIKRALTKAPAVGQSFRALATAAAGAPKTMTVRDGINKAMEEELERDPDVFLMGEEVAQYNGAYKISRGLLDKFGPKRIVDTPITEMGFTGLCVGAAFSGLKPICEFMTMNFAMQAIDQIINSAAKTYYMSGGKLPVNIVFRGPNGAAAGVAAQHSQDYSAWYGAIPGLKVISPYSVSDARGLLKSAIRDPNPVVCLENELLYGQSFPVDEKILSPDYTIPIGEAEILREGKDVSIFSYTRNLNFCLEAADIVRDKYGVEAEVINLRSIKPLDLPAIFKSVIKTHHAITVESGFASFGVGSEIVAQVMESSAFDYLDSPMERITGCETPTPYAKSLEDFAFPDTPTVVRGIEKVLSLGAWA, from the coding sequence ATGTTCTCCATTAAAAGAGCCCTTACTAAGGCACCAGCTGTTGGTCAATCATTCCGAGCCTTGGCTACCGCTGCAGCCGGTGCGCCAAAGACTATGACCGTCAGAGATGGTATTAACAAGGcaatggaagaagaattgGAGAGAGATCCAGATGTTTTCCTCATGGGTGAAGAAGTGGCTCAGTATAATGGTGCCTACAAGATTTCCAGAGGACTTCTCGACAAGTTCGGCCCAAAGAGAATTGTCGATACCCCTATCACTGAGATGGGTTTCACAGGTCTCTGTGTCGGTGCCGCCTTTTCCGGTCTGAAGCCTATCTGTGAATTTATGACTATGAACTTCGCCATGCAGGCCATTGACCAGATTATCAACTCTGCTGCTAAGACTTATTACATGTCTGGCGGTAAATTGCCAGTCAATATTGTCTTTAGAGGTCCAAACGGTGCTGCCGCTGGTGTTGCCGCTCAGCATTCTCAGGACTATTCGGCTTGGTATGGTGCTATTCCAGGTTTAAAGGTTATTTCTCCATACTCCGTTTCTGATGCAAGAGGTCTATTGAAATCTGCCATCAGAGATCCAAACCCAGTTGTTTGCTTGGAGAATGAGTTGCTTTACGGTCAGTCATTCCCTGTTGATGAGAAGATTCTTTCTCCTGACTACACTATTCCTATCGGTGAGGCTGAAATTCTTAGAGAAGGTAAGGATGTCTCCATTTTCTCTTACACAAGAAACTTGAACTTCTGTCTTGAGGCTGCTGACATAGTCAGAGACAAGTACGGTGTTGAGGCTGAGGTTATCAACTTGAGATCCATAAAGCCTTTGGATCTTCCAGCCATTTTCAAATCTGTCATCAAGACTCATCATGCCATCACTGTTGAATCTGGATTTGCATCTTTCGGTGTTGGTTCTGAGATTGTTGCACAGGTTATGGAGAGTTCTGCATTTGATTACTTGGATTCCCCGATGGAGAGAATAACGGGATGTGAGACCCCAACTCCTTATGCTAAGAGTTTGGAGGACTTTGCTTTCCCAGATACTCCTACTGTTGTCAGAGGTATCGAGAAGGTTTTGTCCTTGGGCGCCTGGGCTTGA
- the CDC31 gene encoding Calcium-binding component of the spindle pole body (SPB) half-bridge — protein MSTTGPATLSVSKSNRQAKAELLNEQKQEIREAFTLFDLDNDGYLNYHELKVALRALGFDYSKKEVLSIIEEFDSDNRKQISYDDFYRFVANKLVERDPVEEIKRAFKLFDDDRTGKISLKNLRRVAKELGENITDDELMAMIDEFDLDDDGEINEEEFLNICLEN, from the exons ATGAGTACAACCGGTCCAGCTACTCTTTCAGTATCAAAATCGAACAGACAGGCCAAGGCCGAATTATTAAATGAACAAAAGCAGGAGATACGGGAAGCC TTTACATTATTCGACTTGGATAACGACGGATATCTCAACTATCACGAGCTCAAAGTGGCATTACGCGCACTTGGGTTCgattattcaaaaaaagaggttCTCTCCATAATTGAAGAGTTCGACTCGGACAACCGCAAGCAAATAAGTTATGATGACTTCTACAGGTTTGTGGCTAACAAATTAGTGGAGAGGGATCCGGTGGAAGAGATTAAGAGGGCATTTAAGCTCTTCGATGATGATCGTACAGGAAAAATAAGCTTGAAGAATCTTCGTAGAGTTGCAAAAGAGTTGGGTGAAAATATTACTGATGACGAACTGATGGCCATGATAGATGAATTTGATTTGGATGACGATGGTGAAATAAACGAGGAGGAGTTTCTCAACATTTGCCTCGAGAATTAG
- the GPI3 gene encoding Phosphatidylinositol N-acetylglucosaminyltransferase gpi3 subunit (BUSCO:EOG09262TO9~CAZy:GT4) encodes MTVSYSKLRSPRKKRSYNIAMVSDFFYPQPGGVELHIYHLSQRLIARGHSVIIITHAYKDRTGVRTLTNGLKVYYVPYLVLYRECTFPTVFSAFPTLRQIFIRENIDIVHGHGSFSSLCHEAILHGNTMGLKTVFTDHSLFGFATVGSILGNKLLKFTLTDVGHVICVSNTCKENTVLRASLDPACVSVIPNAVVSSDFEPAEETPSLKTITIVVISRLFPNKGADLLTAIIPRLCLRHPEIRFLVAGDGPKFIDLEQMRERYQLQDRVQLIGSIRHEQVRDVMVQGQIYLHPSLTEAFGTVLVEAASCGLLVVTTNVGGIPEVLPGKMTVFADPEEDSLVNAVNVAVSKLKQNKIDTSCFHKEIEKMYDWSDIAVRTEKVYDNVFEQENLTPVNRLIKYYNCGSWAGILFVLCIVVDNYILRVLEWWMPREDIDGAKKWPNKYYSHTL; translated from the coding sequence ATGACAGTCTCGTATTCAAAGCTGAGATCACCTCGCAAAAAGAGGAGTTATAATATAGCTATGGTGTCAGATTTCTTCTATCCTCAACCTGGAGGAGTTGAACTTCATATTTACCATCTGTCCCAACGTCTTATTGCAAGAGGCCATTCCGTCATCATAATTACACATGCCTATAAAGATAGAACTGGAGTGAGAACACTTACCAACGGGTTGAAAGTCTATTATGTTCCGTACCTTGTCCTTTATCGAGAATGTACCTTCCCTACAGttttttcagcatttcCCACCCTTAGACAGATTTTTATCAGAGAAAACATAGATATTGTACATGGACACGGAAGTTTTAGCTCGCTTTGTCATGAAGCTATTCTCCATGGAAATACTATGGGGTTAAAAACAGTCTTCACTGATCACTCATTGTTTGGCTTTGCTACCGTTGGATCAATTCTCGGAAACAAACTCCTCAAGTTTACGTTGACCGATGTAGGTCATGTAATTTGTGTCAGTAATACTTGTAAAGAGAATACTGTTCTACGTGCATCGCTGGATCCAGCCTGTGTATCTGTTATTCCAAATGCTGTTGTTTCTAGCGATTTTGAACCGGCGGAAGAAACACCTTCCCTCAAAACGATCACAATTGTGGTTATATCAAGACTTTTTCCGAACAAAGGTGCAGACCTTTTAACGGCAATAATTCCACGGCTTTGTTTGCGCCATCCGGAAATTCGATTTTTAGTCGCTGGCGATGGCCCCAAGTTCATTGATCTGGAGCAGATGCGTGAAAGATACCAACTCCAAGATAGAGTTCAATTGATAGGTAGTATTAGGCATGAGCAGGTTCGAGATGTGATGGTTCAAGGCCAGATTTATTTGCATCCTTCATTAACGGAGGCATTTGGAACAGTGTTAGTGGAAGCAGCATCGTGTGGATTGTTAGTGGTAACAACAAACGTTGGTGGTATTCCTGAAGTTCTCCCTGGTAAGATGACTGTCTTTGCAGACCCAGAGGAAGATTCGTTAGTGAATGCCGTCAATGTAGCCGTTAGCAAACTTAAACAGAATAAAATTGATACATCTTGTTTTCATAAAGAGATTGAGAAGATGTATGACTGGTCGGACATAGCAGTGCGAACGGAAAAGGTCTATGATAATGTTTTCGAACAGGAGAATCTTACCCCAGTCAACAGACTTATCAAATACTACAATTGCGGTTCTTGGGCCGgaattttgtttgttcttTGTATCGTTGTTGACAATTACATCCTTAGAGTTTTAGAGTGGTGGATGCCAAGGGAGGACATAGACGGAGCCAAGAAGTGGCCCAACAAATACTATTCGCATACACTGTAA
- a CDS encoding uncharacterized protein (MEROPS:MER0005239) yields MKQNSKYIPVSNSSGVADTETSRAPDSELQDSSSGEGTTSESINGQVDIQNLPADPPAYEEGSFEQFEIEEPGSSPQSETHGIFNKAGEFARNINTRIFRPLTEALDPVYQAWQLINKKADACISKIGNPLIVKRLIYVLFIAVLIYMVSLNGAYSGGRLSNGTFEDLDALAEFIDNEIDSHRLEENLEYLSSMPRIAGTAGDLSLARYIEQYIKTTNVEQVRGQQFQAFTEYPSNESYVVLKNSAGEQIYRCNLVESTDLDGQQSSDDISRWSFNPGSRTGKVSARLVYANYGQWQDYEYLRDAGVNLDSGFIALVKYGGGLPAYKKIKYAHRAGAKAVIFISDPLNTSYSLYSIQRDPVAYPDKASGNIMDPGPGSADQIPEYFDPEKLLATSSAYPDIPSMPISWADFIGIMNKFKSSGKHISEWDFSIGNTPVEIWTGDDQFKLDMNNHLQQRPFKQMWNVAGRISGTEQNGLAIMIGASRDALCYGATEATGTAVLLELMSVLSELKAAKYWRPLRTIYFVSFSGSKFNAAGTSNFVVQKSDFLRHDLYAYIDLSDAISGSSFSAMGNSLLYHPTVDQLDKVNDPVQNVSISQSWNHMFDTGIDIMKQSAPFLVHDGIPILELAFRNSSSPNGYPKNTCLDTFDRFKKAGMDPEMKYHKTLTSILSRVILELSDNAVISFDIPSLVSDINKDARDLRRYTRIKMKDSGMMLNFDGLEKSLIRIKQIGQEQKAFVGTWTDIVTSSSGMEPNLLAVNRWDWNSKLSIFLKLLIVPQGVYQRPWQKNAVFGQELEIPQQTDESGKVINFRYNSFPGVRDALDEGKWDQAQAELNKVTGLMDEAAEIFNINM; encoded by the coding sequence ATGAAGCAGAActcaaaatatattccaGTGTCTAATAGTTCTGGAGTGGCCGATACTGAAACATCCCGAGCTCCAGATTCCGAATTGCAAGATTCTTCCTCAGGGGAAGGAACCACCTCGGAGAGTATTAATGGGCAAGTCGACATTCAAAACTTGCCGGCAGACCCTCCAGCATATGAAGAAGGCAGCTTTGAACAGTTTGAAATTGAGGAACCTGGAAGTTCGCCTCAAAGTGAAACGCACGGAATCTTCAATAAGGCTGGTGAGTTCGCACGAAATATCAACACGAGAATCTTCAGGCCTTTAACTGAGGCTTTGGATCCCGTGTATCAAGCTTGGCAATTAATAAACAAGAAGGCGGATGCTTGTATCTCCAAGATTGGTAATCCACTTATTGTGAAAAGGCTTATCTATGTTTTATTTATTGCTGTTCTTATATACATGGTCTCACTTAATGGTGCTTACTCCGGGGGGCGATTAAGCAATGGAACATTTGAGGATCTAGATGCTTTGGCTGAATTCATAGACAACGAAATAGATTCTCACAGACTTGAGGAGAATCTTGAGTATTTGTCATCTATGCCACGAATAGCCGGAACAGCCGGCGACCTTTCACTTGCTAGATATATAGAACAGTACATCAAAACAACCAACGTTGAGCAGGTTCGTGGACAGCAATTTCAGGCTTTTACAGAATATCCATCAAATGAATCATATGTGGTGCTAAAGAACTCTGCGGGTGAACAAATATACCGCTGTAATTTGGTTGAATCTACTGATCTTGATGGGCAGCAGTCGTCGGATGATATATCTCGCTGGTCTTTTAATCCGGGATCAAGAACCGGAAAGGTTTCCGCTAGACTTGTGTACGCAAACTATGGGCAATGGCAGGACTATGAATATCTTAGAGATGCCGGTGTTAACCTTGATTCCGGATTCATTGCTTTGGTTAAATATGGGGGCGGACTTCCAGCATATAAAAAGATCAAATATGCTCACAGAGCAGGTGCAAAAGCTGTCATTTTTATTAGTGACCCATTGAATACAAGCTACAGCTTATATTCTATCCAGAGAGACCCTGTCGCGTATCCGGATAAGGCTTCTGGAAATATCATGGATCCTGGGCCAGGTTCCGCAGATCAAATCCCGGAATACTTTGATCCTGAGAAGCTTTTGGCAACTTCATCTGCATATCCTGATATACCTTCCATGCCAATATCTTGGGCAGATTTCATAGGAATCATGAATAAATTCAAATCATCTGGAAAGCATATATCTGAATGGGACTTTTCTATTGGGAACACACCAGTCGAGATCTGGACAGGCGATGATCAGTTTAAGCTTGACATGAATAATCATCTACAGCAGAGACCATTTAAACAAATGTGGAATGTTGCTGGACGTATTAGTGGTACAGAACAGAACGGATTAGCAATTATGATTGGAGCATCGAGGGATGCTCTTTGCTACGGCGCTACTGAAGCGACTGGAACTGCTGTGTTGTTGGAATTAATGAGTGTTCTTTCAGAACTAAAAGCAGCCAAATACTGGCGTCCATTGCGGacaatatattttgtttcgTTTTCTGGTTCGAAGTTCAATGCCGCAGGTACCTCAAATTTTGTCGTGCAGAAATCAGACTTTTTACGACATGACTTATACGCTTACATTGATTTGAGCGATGCCATTTCAGGCTCCTCTTTTAGTGCTATGGGAAATTCTTTGTTATATCACCCCACTGTCGACCAATTAGATAAAGTAAATGACCCAGTGCAGAATGTTAGTATATCACAAAGTTGGAACCATATGTTCGATACGGGCATCGACATTATGAAGCAGTCTGCTCCATTCCTTGTTCATGATGGTATACCAATTTTAGAGTTGGCATTCAGAAATAGTTCTTCCCCAAATGGGTATCCGAAAAATACGTGTTTGGATACTTTTGACCGGTTCAAAAAGGCTGGCATGGATCCGGAAATGAAGTATCATAAAACCCTTACAAGCATATTAAGTAGGGTAATTCTCGAACTTTCTGATAATGCAGTTATCAGCTTTGATATCCCTTCTCTTGTATCCGACATAAACAAGGATGCAAGAGATCTTAGAAGGTATACAAGAATCAAAATGAAGGATTCAGGAATGATGTTGAACTTCGACGGGTTAGAAAAGTCATTAATCAGAATAAAGCAAATCGGGCAAGAGCAAAAGGCATTTGTTGGTACTTGGACAGATATTGTTACTTCTTCATCTGGTATGGAGCCGAATTTGCTTGCTGTTAATAGGTGGGATTGGAATTCAAAGCtaagtatttttttgaagctCCTAATTGTACCACAAGGTGTTTATCAGAGACCATGGCAGAAGAATGCCGTATTTGGTCAGGAGCTTGAAATTCCGCAGCAAACTGACGAATCTGGAAAAGTTATCAACTTTAGGTATAACAGTTTCCCAGGTGTGCGAGATGCATTAGATGAAGGTAAATGGGATCAAGCTCAGGCTGAACTTAACAAAGTTACGGGATTGATGGACGAGGCTGCAGAGATTTTTAACATTAATATGTGA